The following proteins are co-located in the Branchiostoma lanceolatum isolate klBraLanc5 chromosome 16, klBraLanc5.hap2, whole genome shotgun sequence genome:
- the LOC136422013 gene encoding single-stranded DNA-binding protein, mitochondrial-like — protein MTEQAINLPMREKSVNQVTLLGRVGQDPQLRGGLGNRSVTVFSMATNERWTGEEGPMEKTTWHRIAVFQPGLKDLALQYIKKGHRVYLTGKIDTTMYEGQRITSVIADNIIFLSKDGARDDMDEQEDM, from the exons ATGACAGAACAGGCTATCAATCTTCCAATGAGAGAGAAAT CTGTGAACCAGGTGACCCTGCTTGGCCGCGTAGGACAGGACCCACAGCTTCGGGGAGGTCTGGGGAACCGTTCTGTAACTGTCTTCAGCATGGCCACCAACGAGAGATGGACAGGGGAGGAGG gTCCGATGGAGAAGACAACGTGGCACAGAATAGCAGTTTTCCAGCCTGGTCTCAAAGATTTGGCTCTACAATACATCAAGAAAGG GCATAGAGTGTATCTGACCGGGAAGATAGACACAACTATGTACGAGGGACAGCGAATCACAAGTGTTATTGCAG ACAACATCATCTTCTTGTCCAAGGATGGTGCCAGAGATGACATGGACGAGCAAGAAGACATGTAA
- the LOC136421889 gene encoding PR domain zinc finger protein 4-like: MMSDPFTFQIFRDERSSHFIDARDENEANWMMFVKRARTSLEQNLVAHQCGGDIFFTSSKDIAEGEELLMWFAGNYAKLTGVTSKPEQSYKCCSCDRQFADLGALGRHTKYAHPDMSGRKWKCELCERAFTSSSKLQVHIMVHTKLKPHKCNYCEKTFTDPSNLRTHLTIHTGVKKHACSVCNKTFRQKAHLLSHMVTHTGEKKMKCQFCDKMFSRQSDVKQHMYMHTRDREVKCTECGKIFWRLQHLKKHMKSHTGERNFPCDRCSKAFFTKYHLNRHKKACKGRGSSQNTDVVRVVISEMPPNNGEPTQNIAKTSKKQQRRQNTKTRASSLQFPTDLLGGAERNTLLDQGGVQLVDSNDLICNGNNNGGIVMPVPIVPNIVNTTGGLMPQVIIQGQQVTPVSEVEVQQQR, translated from the exons ATGATGTCTGATCCATTTACATTCCAGATTTTCAGAGATGAGCGGTCAAGTCATTTCATTGACGCAAGAGATGAAAACGAAGCCAACTGGATGATGTTTGTAAAGCGAGCACGAACGTCATTGGAACAGAACCTGGTGGCACACCAGTGTGGAGGGGACATCTTCTTCACATCCAGTAAAGACATAGCAGAGGGGGAGGAACTTCTCATGTGGTTTGCGGGCAACTATGCAAAACTAACTG GCGTTACAAGCAAGCCTGAGCAGTCGTACAAATGCTGTAGCTGTGATCGACAGTTTGCTGACCTCGGCGCGCTGGGTCGGCACACCAAGTACGCTCACCCCGACATGAGCGGTCGGAAGTGGAAGTGCGAACTGTGTGAGCGGGCGTTTACCTCCTCAAGCAAGCTTCAG GTGCATATAATGGTGCACACAAAACTGAAGCCACACAAATGTAACTACTGTGAGAAAACCTTTACAGACCCCAGCAACTTGAGAACACATCTCACCATACATACAG GTGTGAAGAAGCATGCGTGTTCTGTCTGTAACAAGACATTCCGACAGAAGGCCCACCTGCTGTCCCACATGGTCACACACACCGGCGAGAAGAAG ATGAAGTGCCAGTTTTGCGACAAAATGTTCTCGCGCCAGTCCGACGTCAaacagcacatgtacatgcacacgaGAGACCGCGAGGTCAAGTGCACGGAATGCGGGAAGATCTTCTGGCGACTGCAGCACCTGAAGAAGCACATGAAGTCCCACACAGGGGAACGGAACTTTCCCTGCGACCGTTGCAGTAAAGCCTTcttcacaaaatatcatctgAACAGGCACAAGAAAGCGTGCAAAGGACGGGGCTCATCACAGAATACGGATGTCGTCCGCGTTGTTATATCCGAGATGCCCCCAAACAATGGGGAACCGACACAAAACATTGCTAAGACCTCGAAGAAACAGCAAAGGAGACAAAACACAAAGACTCGGGCTTCATCGCTGCAGTTTCCTACTGATCTGTTAGGGGGCGCTGAAAGAAATACTCTCCTTGATCAAGGTGGCGTCCAATTGGTAGATAGCAATGATTTGATATGCAACGGAAACAACAACGGTGGTATTGTTATGCCTGTCCCTATTGTACCCAACATAGTGAACACAACCGGTGGACTCATGCCCCAGGTCATCATACAGGGTCAACAGGTCACACCGGTGTCAGAGGTCGAAGTTCAACAACAAAGATAG
- the LOC136421489 gene encoding PR domain zinc finger protein 4-like → MNDSLSTINLDHLGNSASNVIGSSHVTLPTIPQAPSGTGIPVSIANIPVTLSSGLTTTIPMLFPLERPMVNNLTGVQNAQMGLDKSLTLDLTSLRQMSSGTLQLPVVSEIPSSSLLSSVNPSDLLTTSLTLIAATTTLTTSTAALPPINTNVINQQNILQGGNTSTVNVTTVPMSSISVFPNTSNLTVTTCNVLESLLQPTIQNHVPVGSGERSLEAVARQLEEELNEPIKTDFWCVTCEKAFPTVCNLHGVPTMVQDTPIESHARMTLPRDLALQPSNITTSGTG, encoded by the exons ATGAATGACTCCCTGTCCACCATCAACCTGGACCATCTGGGCAACTCTGCCAGCAACGTCATCGGCAGCAGTCATGTGACCCTTCCCACAATTCCACAGGCTCCATCTGGCACAG GGATCCCTGTGTCCATAGCCAACATCCCAGTGACCCTGAGTTCAGGACTGACCACCACCATCCCCATGCTGTTTCCCCTGGAGAGGCCAATGGTCAACAACCTGACCGGTGTCCAGAACGCACAGATGGGGCTGGACAAGAGCCTGACACTGGACCTCACTTCACTTCGGCAAATGTCCTCTG GAACTCTCCAGTTACCAGTCGTGTCAGAGATACCTTCATCATCACTGCTGTCCTCGGTTAACCCCTCGGACTTGCTGACGACCAGTCTCACTCTCATCGCTGCGACGACCACACTAACAACGAGCACAGCTGCACTCCCTCCCATCAACACTAATGTTATCAACCAACAAAACATCCTTCAG GGAGGGAACACATCTACAGTGAATGTGACCACAGTTCCGATGTCGAGTATCTCTGTCTTCCCGAACACTTCCAACCTGACGGTCACAACATGTAACGTACTGGAGTCTCTCCTCCAGCCAACCATTCAGAACCACGTGCCAGTAGGAAGCGGGGAACGCTCGCTAGAAGCCGTCGCCAGGCAGTTAGAAGAGGAACTGAATGAACCAATCAAAACAGACTTCT GGTGTGTAACCTGTGAAAAAGCCTTCCCTACCGTGTGTAACCTCCATGGGGTACCTACCATGGTACAGGACACACCGATAGAGTCCCACGCCAGGATGACCCTACCCAGGGACCTCGCACTCCAACCTTCTAACATCACGACGTCTGGAACAG GATAG